In the Dermochelys coriacea isolate rDerCor1 chromosome 23, rDerCor1.pri.v4, whole genome shotgun sequence genome, GGTGGTGGTGTGGGGAGCAGTGGCCAGGGATGGGAGGGCCAGGGTTGCGGGCATGGTTGGGGGGAAGGCAGTGGCTGGGAGGGCGCGGGTGACAGGGTGTGGCATCTCCAGGACGGGTCCCTGAGGCTGGCCTGGTGTGGCGGCAGCATCTGTGGGATAGGACACAAGGAAGCCACCTGTAAAGCTCCATGCTGGAGAGacaccctccccctctccccccgcacgCCACCATGGGGCCTGGCCACCAGCCGCTCACCCGCTGACAACAGCCTTGTCTGCTACTGCACATACCatggcagctctgggagggaagtgggatttaatggttagagctgggggagggggagctgggagctaggactcctgggttccatcccagctctgcgaggggagtggggtctagtgggttagagcagaagggctgggagacaggactcctgggttccatcccagctctgtgaggggagtggggtttagtggttagagcagaagggctggagccaggactcctgggttctatcccagcccCGGGAAGGGGCATGAGGTACAGTGGGTTAGggtgagaggggacatgctggctCGGACTCCAGGGTTTTCTCCCCAGCTTAGGCACTGACTCACTTATAAGAgtccatgcctcagtttatccaCCTACAAAGGTGGATAACGGTATTTTCCCCTGTGTAAAGGCCTGGGGATCCCAGAAGTGGGACAATATTGGGTGGGTGTCACTGCGGAGAAGGATGGGTTAGGGTTATTGGAGGGCCGGGTCTGGCCCGGCCAGTCTAGGGAGGATGCTATCGCCCCAGGAGGACCTGGTAGAATCCCCCTGACACATGGTGACATTTCCAGTCAGCCTTGGTGTCTAGATGCTGTCCACACACCCTCTGGCCCAGGCCTTTGGACCCCCCCTTCCTGGGACCAGTGCCCCCAGACCCCTACCTGTCTGTGCAGCCGGGGTGCCTGGAAGCCAGGGTGCTGCAGGTGTCTTGGCACAACCTGTCCCATTAATTGCTGGGCTGGCATACTGCGTTCGAGTACCAGGAGGCTcgccctggggctgggagggaaaggCCGGACCCATCCGGGCACTGTGGGTCTCGTCCCGAGgctgggtggttgtggggtcggAGGGAGCTGGGCCCATCCGGACGCTGTGGGTCTCATCCCGAGGCTGAGTGGTCGTGGGGTCGGAGGGAGCTGGGCCCATCCAGGCGCTGTGGGTCTCGTCCTGAGGCTGGGTGGTCGTGGGGTCGGAGGGAGCTGGGCCCATCCAGGCGCTGTGGGTCTCATCCCGAGGCTGCGTGGTCGTGGGGTTGGAGGGAGCGGGACCCATCCAGGCGCTGTGGGTCTCGTCCCGAGGCTGCGTGGTTGTGGGGTCAGAGGGAGCGGGACCCATCCAGGCGCTGTGGGTCTCGTCCTGAGgctgggtggttgtggggtcagAGGGAGCTGGGCCCATCCAGGCACTGTGGGTCTCGTCCCAAGGCTGCATGGTTGTGGGGTCCGAGGGAGCCGGGCCCATCCAGGCGCTGTGGGTCTCGCCCCGAGgctgggtggttgtggggtcggAGGGAGCCGGGCccatctgggagctgtgggtctCGTCCCGAGgctgggtggttgtggggtcggAGGGAGCCGGGCCCATCCGGGAGCTGTGGGTCTCGTCCCGAGGCTGGGTGGTTTTGGGGTCGGAGGGAGCCGGGCCCATCCGGGCGCTGTGGGTCTCGTCCCGAGGCTGGGTGGTTGTAGGGTCGGAGGGAGCAGGGCCCATCCGGGAGCTGTGGGTCTCGTCCCGAGgctgggtggttgtggggtcggAGGGAGCGGGGCCCATCCGGGCGCTGTGGGTCTCGTCCCGAGGTTGCGTGGTTGTGGGGTCGGAGGGAGCTGGGCCCATCCGGGCGCTGTGGGTCTCGTCCCGaggctgggtggtggtggggtcggAGGGAGCTGGGCCCATCCGGGCGCTGTGGGTCTCGTCCCGAGGCTGGGTGGTTGTGTAGGAGGTGGTGGGGGCCAGGCCTGGCCAGGTGCTGTGGGCCATGTTTAGAGACTGGGTGGTTGCTGGGATGGGGAAGCTTGAGTCTGTTTGGGCTCTATGGGTCATTGTGAGGATAGGGGTGGTAGTAGGGGAGGCCAGGTCCATCTGGGTGCTGTGGGAGTGGCTGGAAAGGGGGGTggttgtggggatgggggaggctaGGCTGGTCCAGGTgctgtggagctggctgggaggGTGCGTGGCTTTGGGGATGGGAGTAGGGAGGGCCAGGTATATctgggtgctgtggggctggccagGAGGGTGGGTGGTTGTGGAGGTGGGGATAGGGGAGGCTGGGCCGGTCCAGGtgttgtggggctggctggaagtGGGGGTGGTTGTGGGGATGGGGATAGGGATGGCTGGGCTGGTCcaggtgctgtggggctggcggggagggggggtggttgtgagggtggggggaggggaggctgggcccATCCAGGCGCTGTGGGGCTGGCCGGGTGCGGGGGAGGTTCTGGGGGTATAGGTAGGGATGCCTGGGCTGGTCcaggtgctgtggggctggctgggagtgggagtgggggtggctgGGCTGGTCCAGGCGCTGTGGGGCTGgccaggagtgggggtgggggtggctgggctgGTCCAGGCGCTGTGGGGCTGgccgggagtgggggtgggggtgactgGGCTGGTCCAGgcactgtggggctggctgggaaggggtgTGGTTGTGGGGGTATAGGTAGGGGTGGCTGGGCTGGTCCAggcgctgtggggctggctgggagtgggggtgggggtggcttgGCTGGTCCAGGCACTCTGGGGATGGCCAGGAGTGGGCGTGGGGGCGGCTGGGCGGGTCCAGGCACTGTGGGGCTGGCCGGGAGTGGGGGTGGCGGTGCCTGGGCTGGTCCAGGCgctctggggctggctggaagGGTGGGTTGCGGAGGCCACAGTCGTCGGGGTGCTATCCCCAGGCCGGTGTGGGGGATGAGGCACGTTGGGGACAGTCCGGGCCCCAGCGCGGGTCCcaagggtgggggtggcagcaggAGCTCGGTGCCGGATGGCGTCTATGTAAGGAAGGGGACAGACACATGGACGCAGGTTTCCGGAGCGCTCTGGGGCTCAGCTGGGTCtttccagccctgccccgccccagtgCCCAACAGGCTCCACCCCACGACACCTTCGAGCCCGACCCACTGTGTCCTGCACCACCTGGCAGGGGCAGAACGCACTGACCCTCCCTGGCATTTTGCCAGGACGCCAGGGTTCATACCCTGCCCCACTGACTGTAACAACCAACAGGCCCCGTTCAACACCTCCCCCGATGACCACTGGCCTGCACCACAGCCCAACTGGCACCACCCTGGGCATCGGGGCCAGCACAGACTGCTGGGGACAGCACCCCCTATGGAGCCCCCCACTCCCGGCAGCACAGAACCCCTAGCGCTACCAAGGGCATCGGGGCCACCACAGACACCCTCTCCCATAGACCCCGAGGGCAGGCCCTGGCCACAGCATGCCGCGCAGAGCCACTGGTACCTGTGCGTGTCTCCAATGTTTCGGGGCTGGGCTGCCGGTTCTTTGGGATGGGGCGCTGCACCCCCGGGGCTCTATGGCGTTCAGGACGGAGCCCATCCCTGGGGCTGCTCACCCCCATGGTAGCATCTGTCACAGCCTGGGCTGTGGGGACAAAGCCGCAGAGCTGGAAGGCGGGTAATGTTCCCCATGCAGAACCCCCCCACCCTGATTGCCCTTccacctgcagccccaggggttGGGTCCGGATAGTGGATTTCCCCAGGGATGTGCATAGACACCAGGCCAGCACCGGCGCAGTGAGCCGCTCGCTGGGCCCTGCCAGCTCCACAGGGTGGGGGACAGAACAGggccctgctgctccagccaaTGGAGACTCCCCTCCTTTGCCTGCAGTGCAGGGCCTCTGACACAGAGCTGTGCTGCCAattctctcctgctccccacaccGTACAGCCCCAGTTCAGTCTGCTCAGCCCTACCCAACACTGCCCAGCCTACCCGGATGGTTCCCCAGCTCAGTCTGCCCAGCCTGGCCCCACACCACCCAGACCACCCCAGTGCTGCCCCAGCTCAGTCTGCCCAGCCTAGCCCCACACCACCCAGACCACCCCGGCGCTGCCCCAGTTCAGtctgcccagcccggccccacaCCACCCAGCCCACCCTGGCACTGCCCCAGCTCAGTCTGCCCAGCCTACCTCACACCATCCACccaaacccagccctgccccagctcatcagtctgcccagcccggcccccacCGCCCACccaaacccagccctgccccagcttaTCAGTCTACCCATCCCGGCCCTCCACCACCGACccaaacccagccctgccccagctcagtctgcccagcccggccccacaCTGCCCAGAGCAGCACTAAGATCCATGGCCCTGTATTTGAAAGGCTGAAATAAACTGAACTAtagaaagttaaaagaaaaggagtacttgtggcaccttagagactaacaaatttattagagcataagctttcgtgagctacagctcacttcatcggatgcatccgatgaagtgagctgtagctcacgaaagcttatgctctaataaatttgtaggtctctaaggtgccacaagtactccttttctttttgcgaatacagactaacacggctgcttctctgaaacctatagaaagTTAAAGTCACTTGTAAAGCCCCTGttaacaagaacataagaacagccattgGGTCAgctcaatggtccatctaacacACTCATTGCACAACACACTGCCCCACACCACCTAACGCAGCACTAACACTAtctgtctatccccatacaccccccatctatccatccccatacacctcctctatctctctatctatccccatacaccccctctatctatcttcATACACCCCCTCTTTCTATCTATCCGCATACagcccctctatctatctatctatccccttTGTAGCCTATGTTAATTAGAAATTAGGGTTTGGCCTAACCCTTTCCCCAAGCTCCTActcccgccctgcctcttcccgcccccactccacccctgccccgcctcttcccacccggttccaccccttccccccccccagcgttccctgtcctcactcctcctcctccctcccagtgcctcctgcacaccgagGAACAGCTgagtgcaggaggcactgggagggagggggaggagttgatcagtggggccaccAGCAGAAGGGAGGCACTGTGGGGGAAGGGCGGGAGCTGGCtgtggtgggtgctaagcacccactaactTTTTTTCGTGGgttctccagctctggagcacccatggagttggtgcctatgaaaGAAACAGTTTTGCTGCATAGCAGTGAACCTCCAAAGGGCACCACTAGGTTCACTTCACTCTGTTGTCGGTGGTACACTCATCCATCTTTGCGTGCGAGTATAACCGCTGTGCTGCGTATGTGGCAATCACATGCCGCCTTATTGAAAAGGAAAATGATTAGTTAAGCAGAGCTTGGTTTTATCCCTCCAAGTGCTGCCCTGTGGCCTTCTACTGACCACGGCTTGTCAGCGCTCCAGAGGCTCGACCCTGAAAGTTAAGCTGGGTTTCATTGCACCTTTATCCTTAACAACTTCATATTAATAGCAATTGGGAATATTTCAGTATAAAGGTTACAAAAGGTTGCACCTGACAAACTAACCCTCAGTCTCCATACACCCCATCTGACCAGCCATCTGTCCCCATGTGCACACCCTGATAACAACACCgctcccccactctgccctctCCATCCctagatctcacagcactttacaagggAGGTGGGTAGCCACAGCCTAGCCCCAGcccatggggaagggggctgggagataGGACAGGCAGGGGACACGGGGGCAGAGGGGCAGAGCAAGGATGAGGGCATAACCCAGCCTGGTTCTTTGCCCAGGGGCTGGTTGCTGGCCCCTGGGGGCTCAGGCCCAGCCCAAGAGGGCATCATCCACAGCACTGGTGGGCCCCTGGCTGGTCGCTTTGGCAGTGAGGCCAGGGCTGTTCGAGCTGCAGGTGTCCCCtacaggggaaggggggcagggagtgtcttcCGGGCAGATGTGCTGGGGAGATCTAGACAGACAGGAGTGGAAAAAACAGGTGCTCCTGTGCTGGGTGGAGCGCTTGGAGCCGAagctggagccagagccagggccagggcaggacgGGTACAGCGAGGGTGGCTGGGCAGCTCGAGCTGCAGGTTCCCAGACTGACCTGAGGGTCCAGCAGTGGGCAGCTCTGGCTCTCCTGAGGGCGGGGGGCTCTGTGTGGTCCCCTTTGGCTGGGCGGCCTCCCGGGGACTGGTGCCCTCCAGCAA is a window encoding:
- the LOC122457265 gene encoding vegetative cell wall protein gp1-like, translated to MDLASPTTTPILTMTHRAQTDSSFPIPATTQSLNMAHSTWPGLAPTTSYTTTQPRDETHSARMGPAPSDPTTTQPRDETHSARMGPAPSDPTTTQPRDETHSARMGPAPSDPTTTQPRDETHSSRMGPAPSDPTTTQPRDETHSARMGPAPSDPKTTQPRDETHSSRMGPAPSDPTTTQPRDETHSSQMGPAPSDPTTTQPRGETHSAWMGPAPSDPTTMQPWDETHSAWMGPAPSDPTTTQPQDETHSAWMGPAPSDPTTTQPRDETHSAWMGPAPSNPTTTQPRDETHSAWMGPAPSDPTTTQPQDETHSAWMGPAPSDPTTTQPRDETHSVRMGPAPSDPTTTQPRDETHSARMGPAFPSQPQGEPPGTRTQYASPAINGTGCAKTPAAPWLPGTPAAQTDAAATPGQPQGPVLEMPHPVTRALPATAFPPTMPATLALPSLATAPHTTTPRATTTPAPPPAQGAVTMVWETRAPVLAAGLGAVRGKGDCQEPGYKSPQLQELIQVVRELRGDLHALVHAQQQERRQLGAIAGSLAELAGAVRQLVGELPSQVLRGQSQLPPPVWRRQGPAPHTDSLA